One genomic segment of Tubulanus polymorphus chromosome 4, tnTubPoly1.2, whole genome shotgun sequence includes these proteins:
- the LOC141903348 gene encoding cytochrome c oxidase assembly protein COX18, mitochondrial-like, with protein sequence MASRLISRQLNPSTIMMVNRRLNASVPILLANLSTNNSGSYRCTKCLKMLSVKDGSISNMKPVTRQTALLATNHNVFNFEQRRNFSADFYNNYLSAESPPIGLAQNILEYVHCTTGLPWWASIMLTTFGLRTIVTLPLAVYSQKIIAKVELLQPEIMALSKRLKLEVAQATQQFKWDKKLARRKYNSTMKKLIKDLYIRENSHPFKASLVVWIQLPMWICLSFALRNMSGYVPIKGVEATVLAPGFVNEGALWFSNLCLADTTFILPVTLGLLNLIIIEMNALQNKKPTKFHTRITYLLRGVSLVMIPIAACVPSSMSWYWTCSSFYGLLQNVLMKYPSIKRMMLIPATPSESKTPFQDMYAEFIIKYDKSLKKLGFKNVQKPLNNNK encoded by the exons ATGGCATCTCGTCTGATTTCGAGGCAACTTAATCCCTCGACAATAATGATGGTTAATAGAAGACTAAACGCGTCGGTACCAATATTACTGGCAAACTTATCGACAAACAATTCTGGAAGCTATCGTTGCACGAAGTGTCTTAAGATGCTATCGGTAAAAGATGGTTCTATCTCAAATATGAAACCCGTGACTCGACAAACTGCGTTATTAGCTACGAATCATAACGTATTTAATTTCGAACAGAGGCGGAATTTTTCAGCTGATTTctataataattatttatcagccgagtCACCACCTATTGGACTGGCGCAGAACATCTTAGAATACGTTCATTGCACGACAG gGTTACCATGGTGGGCGAGTATCATGTTAACAACATTTGGATTGAGGACGATCGTCACGCTACCGCTAGCCGTTTATTCGCAAAAAATCATCGCCAAAGTTGAGCTTTTGCAGCCAGAAATCATGGCTCTTTCAAAACGACTTAAACTAGAGGTTGCACAGGCGACTCAACAATTCAAATGGGATAAAAAATTGGCCAGAAGGAAATATAACTCAACT ATGAAGAAATTAATCAAAGATTTGTATATACGCGAGAACAGTCATCCATTCAAAGCTTCACTGGTCGTATGGATTCAGTTACCTATGTGGATATGTCTATCATTCGCCTTACGCAATATGAGTGGCTATGTTCCTATAAAAGGTGTTG AAGCAACTGTTTTGGCTCCCGGTTTTGTTAATGAGGGTGCTTTATGGTTCAGTAATTTATGCCTGGCTGACACAACATTCATTTTACCCGTTACACTGGGCCTTTTGAATCTTATCATAATTGAG ATGAATGCTTTACAAAATAAGAAACCTACAAAATTTCATACGCGAATAACGTATTTACTACGAGGCGTTAGTTTAGTTATGATTCCTATTGCTGCCTGTGTTCCCAGT AGTATGAGTTGGTATTGGACGTGTTCAAGTTTCTACGGTTTGCTCCAAAATGTACTGATGAAATATCCTAGTATTAAGCGTATGATGTTAATCCCTGCGACTCCCAGTGAGAGCAAGACACCATTTCAGGATATGTACGCCGaatttataataaaatatgataaatccTTAAAAAAATTAGGATTTAAAAATGTACAGAAGCcacttaataataataaatag
- the LOC141903868 gene encoding MAPK regulated corepressor interacting protein 2-like isoform X2 produces the protein MYTHGVRGPKPNLTARTRQGAPNPNYPPQIHHVPQQHSIPPRHHHHHHQNFQQYSINQQQQLDHSDSYPGPGGPIGISGPRPVFTNGKKSGNSGMNRAGSRSPSEQPLSANEECVKYVSDAWSRVQKEMEMAQRQGTGGGPVYYIEKQLGQFKDFQPFDLEKWKAGNHQL, from the exons ATGTACACTCACGGTGTCCGGGGACCGAAACCAAATCTAACAGCAAGAACACGACAAG GCGCGCCGAACCCAAACTATCCACCACAGATCCACCACGTTCCACAACAGCATTCAATTCCACCCAGACACCATCACCACCATCATCAGAACTTCCAACAGTACAGTATAAATCAACAGCAACAGTTGGATCATTCAGACTCGTATCCAGGACCCGGAGGGCCGATTGGTATTAG TGGACCTCGGCCGGTGTTTACAAATGGGAAGAAATCTGGAAACAGTGGCATGAATCGGGCTGGGAGTAGATCCCCCTCAGAACAGCCGTTATCAGCTAATGAAGAATGCGTCAAATATGTCAGTGATG caTGGTCGAGAGTCCAAAAAGAGATGGAGATGGCCCAGAGGCAAGGAACTGGAG GTGGACCCGTGTACTACATAGAAAAACAGCTCGGGCAATTCAAAG ATTTCCAGCCATTCGACCTCGAGAAGTGGAAGGCAGGAAACCACCAGCTATGA
- the LOC141903868 gene encoding MAPK regulated corepressor interacting protein 2-like isoform X1, translating into MYTHGVRGPKPNLTARTRQGKHGAPNPNYPPQIHHVPQQHSIPPRHHHHHHQNFQQYSINQQQQLDHSDSYPGPGGPIGISGPRPVFTNGKKSGNSGMNRAGSRSPSEQPLSANEECVKYVSDAWSRVQKEMEMAQRQGTGGGPVYYIEKQLGQFKDFQPFDLEKWKAGNHQL; encoded by the exons ATGTACACTCACGGTGTCCGGGGACCGAAACCAAATCTAACAGCAAGAACACGACAAGGTAAACATG GCGCGCCGAACCCAAACTATCCACCACAGATCCACCACGTTCCACAACAGCATTCAATTCCACCCAGACACCATCACCACCATCATCAGAACTTCCAACAGTACAGTATAAATCAACAGCAACAGTTGGATCATTCAGACTCGTATCCAGGACCCGGAGGGCCGATTGGTATTAG TGGACCTCGGCCGGTGTTTACAAATGGGAAGAAATCTGGAAACAGTGGCATGAATCGGGCTGGGAGTAGATCCCCCTCAGAACAGCCGTTATCAGCTAATGAAGAATGCGTCAAATATGTCAGTGATG caTGGTCGAGAGTCCAAAAAGAGATGGAGATGGCCCAGAGGCAAGGAACTGGAG GTGGACCCGTGTACTACATAGAAAAACAGCTCGGGCAATTCAAAG ATTTCCAGCCATTCGACCTCGAGAAGTGGAAGGCAGGAAACCACCAGCTATGA